One Tenebrio molitor chromosome 2, icTenMoli1.1, whole genome shotgun sequence genomic region harbors:
- the LOC138122739 gene encoding putative tRNA (cytidine(32)/guanosine(34)-2'-O)-methyltransferase has translation MGKFSRDRRDIFYRKAKEQGWRARSAYKLLQIDEKFNILEGVTKAVDLCAAPGSWSQVLSRRLYLGETIEIKPKPKLFYTENEDYVTEETVELVQSKRKKKKLTKGEASGSSQEAKVAPSRNEDVKIVAVDLQPMAPLPGVIQLQGDITEYKTAEAIIGHFEGDQADLVVCDGAPDVTGLHCIDIYIQAQLLLGALHITCNVLKPGGTFVAKIFRAKDCDLLTNQLLMLFEDVVTVKPTSSRASSIEAFVVCRNYKPPTDFDPKLITPFLDVSNKDFSSLSGVNRIIIPFLVCGDVSAYDSDTTYPLQLDGEEPYQYHPPVQPPIAPPYYFVDDPKAKKKNFGQEKSVEDAEVAAEPQPDSNEQEKLHSDDDTTVEIVKSEEQKDEEVSETGEEVVKPPPGGVTNGEAQLPLDVSEKLADLALSNTVDQKTEEENLVNPRIDADFVATTPSTGENEKQSSDQMSVEISKESPPSSVTTDILAEDLRYSASGSSSSSLDDGLSITVAADELSQQSNIKDEETEELASASEDTQEANLATFVDPHFEDLLQKVTKLRQRPSERRFVAQFGSIDTDEESLVFLETLMERLGLNQGSEAYETLILRLLGSGSTKTCTCWAWPSY, from the exons ATGGGCAAATTTTCGAGGGACCGGCGTGACATTTTTTACAGAAAGGCCAAAGAGCAGGGCTGGCGGGCCCGCAGCGCTTACAAACTCCTCCAAATCGATGAGAAGTTCAACATTCTAGAAG GTGTCACGAAAGCCGTGGACTTGTGCGCCGCCCCCGGGAGCTGGAGCCAAGTGTTGTCGCGGCGCTTGTACCTGGGCGAAACGATCGAAATCAAGCCCAAACCGAAGTTGTTCTACACCGAGAATGAGGATTACGTCACGGAAGAGACGGTCGAGCTGGTGCAGAGCAagcgaaagaaaaaaaaattgacaaaggGTGAGGCCAGTGGGTCAAGTCAAGAAGCAAAAGTTGCACCCAGCAGGAATGAGGATGTTAAGATAGTTGCCGTGGATTTGCAACCGATGGCGCCCCTGCCGGGGGTCATACAGCTGCAAGGGGACATAACTGAGTACAAAACTGCAGAGGCGATTATTGGGCACTTTGAAGGGGATCAGGCGGATTTGGTTGTGTGTGATGGGGCCCCAGACG TTACCGGTCTTCACTGCATTGATATTTATATTCAAGCCCAGTTATTACTGGGGGCGCTACATATTACTTGCAATGTGCTCAAACCAGGGGGCACTTTCGTCGCTAAAATATTCCGCGCTAAAGACTGTGATTTGTTGACTAATCAGCTCTTGATGTTGTTTGAAGATGTTGTAACAGTTAAGCCGACCAGCTCGCGAGCTTCCAGCATCG AAGCCTTTGTTGTATGCCGCAACTACAAACCGCCTACAGATTTCGACCCTAAACTGATAACCCCCTTTTTGGACGTCTCcaacaaagatttttcatcCCTCTCAGGTGTCAACAGGATAATTATTCCATTCCTGGTTTGTGGGGACGTCAGCGCGTACGACTCTGACACAACTTACCCCCTCCAA ctCGACGGGGAGGAGCCGTATCAGTACCACCCACCTGTGCAGCCCCCGATAGCGCCGCCTTATTATTTCGTAGACGATCCGAAAgctaaaaagaaaaattttgggCAGGAGAAGAGCGTTGAAGATGCTGAGGTTGCGGCAGAACCGCAACCGGATTCGAACGAGCAAGAGAAACTTCACTCAGATGATGACACAACGGTTGAAATTGTCAAAAGTGAAGAACAGAAGGACGAGGAAGTGTCAGAGACGGGTGAAGAAGTTGTGAAGCCGCCGCCAGGTGGAGTTACTAACGGTGAAGCGCAGTTGCCACTCGATGTGTCCGAAAAATTAGCAGATTTAGCGTTGAGCAACACAGTCGATCAGAAAACAGAAGAAGAGAATCTAGTTAATCCTAGGATAGATGCAGATTTTGTGGCAACAACACCATCTACCggtgaaaatgaaaaacaatcaTCGGACCAGATGTCGGTCGAAATATCAAAAGAAAGTCCACCGAGCAGCGTCACCACCGACATTCTCGCAGAAGATCTGCGTTACAGTGCTTCCGGTTCTTCTAGTTCTTCTCTAGATGACGGTCTGTCCATCACCGTGGCAGCAGACGAGCTGAGTCAACAGTCGAACATCAAGGACGAAGAGACTGAAGAGTTGGCGTCCGCCAGTGAAGACACCCAAGAGGCAAACCTTGCCACGTTCGTAGACCCCCACTTCGAGGACCTCCTCCAGAAGGTCACGAAACTGCGACAGAGGCcctcggagaggcggttcgtgGCACAATTTGGTTCGATAGATACAGATGAAGAGTCGCTTGTCTTTCTCGAAACTTTGATGGAGAGACTGGGGCTGAATCAAGGGTCCGAAGCGTATGAAACGCTCATTTTGAGACTGCTGGGGTCGGGGTCTACCAAGACTTGCACATGTTGGGCGTGGCCTTCGTATTAG
- the LOC138122743 gene encoding LOW QUALITY PROTEIN: CLIP domain-containing serine protease B4 (The sequence of the model RefSeq protein was modified relative to this genomic sequence to represent the inferred CDS: deleted 2 bases in 1 codon), with product MMIFFVCGGHNKSFKLYLILFSFCTIVVPDTTTNRREVKMFHVVCYATLLLALLSTTSGGPQSSYQSSGDPLRNRGTSYCPQNTECLPLAQCPLLDNILSNECVNTDRISSLACGFQGYVCCPLVANTLNNINSGKVVDGQRCGLSQIQGDNYDGIGAFPWVVRVGFRNVLTGEVKYPCTGSIINNRIILTAAHCALAKSDKYKLHSVRVGEWNTNSDIDCGEEFCGMPVQDIPLSYVIVHPSYDKQTYRNNIALLVLKDRINYTVTAQPICLPETWSVTNTDGILVGWGRNAKQSSPSTYQQTLYLPITDLGLCHSVYGKTLPITDNQLCAGGETGNDACAGFGGAPLMVRHGDTHYQVGILSFGSDQCGAAGIPSVYTNVKKYISWIRENIPVIYNN from the exons atgatgattttttttgtatgtggAGGTCATAATAAATCGTTCAAACTCTAT CTGATTTTATTCAGCTTTTGCACTATTGTGGTACCGGACACAACGACGAACAGGCGCGAAGTGAAAATGTTCCACGTGGTGTGTTACGCGACTCTGCTTCTGGCCCTTTTGTCGACGACGTCGG GTGGGCCCCAAAGCTCGTACCAGTCCTCCGGCGACCCCTTGAGGAACAGGGGCACCTCTTACTGCCCCCAAAACACCGAATGTTTGCCTCTGGCGCAGTGTCCACTCCTCGACAACATTTTGTCCAACGAATGCGTCAACACCGACAG AATTTCGAGTCTTGCGTGCGGCTTCCAAGGCTACGTGTGTTGTCCTTTGGTGGCCAACACCCTCAACAATATCAATTCGGGAAAAGTGGTGGACGGGCAAAGGTGCGGCCTGTCCCAAATCCAGGGAGACAATTACGACGGGATAGGCGCGTTCCCTTGGGTCGTCAGGGTCGGATTCAGGA ATGTCCTCACCGGAGAGGTGAAGTATCCTTGCACCGGCTCCATCATCAACAACAGGATAATCCTGACGGCGGCCCATTGCGCCCTTGCCAAATCCGACAAATACAAACT TCATTCCGTCCGCGTGGGCGAGTGGAACACCAACAGCGACATCGACTGCGGCGAGGAGTTCTGCGGCATGCCCGTCCAGGACATCCCCCTCAGCTACGTGATCGTCCACCCCAGCTACGACAAGCAGACCTACAGGAACAACATCGCCCTGCTTGTCCTCAAGGACAGAATCAACTACACAG TTACCGCCCAACCGATATGCCTGCCGGAAACATGGTCGGTCACCAACACCGATGGGATTTTGGTGGGTTGGGGCAGGAACGCCAAACAGAGCTCTCCCTCGACCTACCAACAGACGCTCTATTTGCCCATCACGGATCTGGGGTTGTGCCACAGCGTTTACGGGAAGACGCTACCCATCACGGACAACCAGTTGTGTGCAGGGGGAGAGACCGGGAACGACGCCTGTGCCGGGTTTGGGGGGGCGCCGCTGATGGTTCGACACGGGGACACCCATTATCAG GTCGGAATTTTGTCTTTTGGGTCCGACCAATGTGGAGCTGCCGGAATACCGAGTGTCTACACCAACGTGAAAAAATACATCAGTTGGATTCGTGAAAATATTCCTgtgatttataataattaa
- the LOC138122761 gene encoding uncharacterized protein, with protein MVHLSHLNLLLEVLLKSYFFNSRCVLVFTDTINKIELQPAIPTIYLEVHNNTLNSNLIFKHYGCQDVLIHHENASDLFVQFEKLIRLNNERFNVRRYIIIGTDALKTFNTKQLEYVSNLVVVLPNLDTESFDLITHLYGDENRSYEQKILDVWYSHNCSFLYGNDLFPDKLSNQNGRRLKIGTFTYEPYSVVGADNQTFHGTETSLIFEFVKKHNLTPAFTIIGDDLWGDIYDNWTGIGILGSLLNDEVDVGYAAIYTWEEYYNFLDYTKPLTRTGVTCLVPAPLLAAGWLTPLHSFSFEMWIALLLVLISDTIVLSVLLYKNDNRQYLNDSIMTMIQLYLLQSLKIPMKSRLMKYFIALNMVIVLLLSSTYSSGLASVMTVPRYTKAIKTVKDLALSGLPWGAPTDAWLISLRQVEEADYKTIKNNFVVKNEEGLVAASRLHNFGFSLERLPYGHYAVGPYVRRDVISNYRIMQQDIYWEQCIFVVRKNSVLLPLLDDLILRVFEAGLASYWEHRVVSQYMDMSVQRGIKFYQHRVQEHDIVKLKWIHVEGTFAILLIGYAASTITFFIEIANKRHLRAYRLSENN; from the exons ATGGTTCACCTGAGCCATTTAAATCTTTTATTGGAAGTCTtattaaaaagttattttttcaattcccgTTGCGTCCTCGTATTTACCGACACCAtcaataaaattgaattgcaACCAGCAATACCGACAATTTACCTGGAAGTACACAACAACACATTAAAttccaatttaatttttaaacattatgGATGTCAGGACGTGCTCATCCATCATGAGAACGCCTCCGACCTATttgtgcaatttgaaaaattgatcAGGCTCAATAATGAAAGGTTCAACGTGCGCCGTTACATCATAATAGGCACGGACGCCCTAAAAACGTTCAACACCAAGCAACTGGAATATGTGAGCAATCTCGTGGTCGTACTCCCAAATCTCGACACTGAAAGCTTTGACCTGATCACGCACTTGTACGGCGACGAGAACAGAAGCTACGAGCAGAAAATTCTAGACGTGTGGTACTCCCACAATTGCAGTTTTCTTTACGGCAACGACTTATTCCCGGACAAGCTCTCCAATCAAAACGGGCGCCGACTCAAAATCGGTACTTTCACGTATGAACCGTACTCAGTTGTCG GAGCGGACAACCAAACTTTCCACGGTACTGAAACGAGTCTCATCTTCGAATTCGTCAAAAAGCACAACTTGACACCTGCTTTTACCATAATTGGGGACGATTTGTGGGGCGACATTTACGACAACTGGACCGGGATAGGTATCTTGGGGAGTTTATTGAACGACGAGGTTGACGTCGGATATG ccGCGATTTACACTTGGGAAGAGTACTACAACTTCTTAGACTACACCAAACCCTTGACGCGAACAGGAGTTACCTGTTTAGTACCGGCTCCGCT ACTAGCGGCAGGATGGTTAACTCCTCTCCACTCTTTTTCTTTCGAGATGTGGATTGCTCTACTACTAGTACTCATATCCGACACTATTGTTCTAAGCGTACTACTGTACAAAAACGATAA TCGGCAGTACCTTAACGACTCCATTATGACGATGATCCAGTTGTACCTACTCCAGTCTCTTAAGATACCAATGAAAAGCAGACTGATGAAATATTTCATCGCTCTAAACATGGTGATTGTGTTACTTCTCTCAAGTACTTATAGCAGCGGTCTGGCTAGTGTTATGACAGTACCAAG ATATACGAAAGCGATCAAAACTGTGAAGGATTTGGCTCTCAGTGGACTTCCCTGGGGGGCTCCCACCGACGCTTGGCTCATCTCGTTGAGACAAGTTGAAGAA GCGGATTACAAAaccattaaaaacaattttgttgtgaaaaacgAAGAAGGTTTAGTGGCAGCGTCAAGATTGCATAACTTTGGATTCTCGCTAGAAAGACTGCCTTATG GTCATTACGCTGTTGGTCCGTACGTCAGAAGAGACGTAATCTCAAATTACAGAATTATGCAACAAGACATTTACTGGGAGCAGTGTATTTTTgtggttaggaaaaattcgGTTCTTTTGCCTTTGTTGGATGATCTAATCTTGAGAGTTTTCGAGGCTGGATTGGCATCATACTGGGAGCACAGA GTGGTGTCTCAATATATGGACATGTCAGTGCAGAGGGGAATAAAGTTCTATCAGCACCGCGTCCAAGAGCACgacattgtcaaattgaaGTGGATTCACGTGGAAGGTACCTTTGCCATCCTCCTGATCGGCTACGCCGCCTCCACCATAACCTTCTTTATCGAAATCGCGAATAAACGTCATTTACGAGCGTACAGGCTTTCAGAAAATAACTGA
- the LOC138122740 gene encoding glutamate receptor 2-like: MLLLNFYTNILVNFIIDHYHGDRRCLFIFTDDDLDYGGAVPAVRIKMTAGKIDYDLIFNYNGCQSVVVYVADPVEVFVEFEHQIRHHLERFNRRRFLIVPRTLDEDFDKRFFALKELNFVSDLLVVLPREEVFELKTHIYVGVSDNNQPVLLDRWFPENQSFASGSDLYPDKLTNQFGRALRMATFTYEPYSVIGESMEDHHGSELVSAVEFALKYNMTPVPVVNDKDYWGEIFPNWSGNGLLGNLAQDNADIGFSALYTWEICYHYLDLSKPLVRTGITCLVPAPKLAARWLTPLFSYSPQLWICVVIVFVAGIAVLSFILLCYNRNKTMTLKYPPQRKRTYPYFVRIAAKIIMKPVLQQSLAPQEIPVEVSSKLVMGLMLVLSLVLTSTYSSGLASIMTLPRYENAIDTVEDFAGSGLDWGATQDAWITSIQNAEEPTYVTIVSKFHPTPEEDLREFSKTGKWAFSIERLPFENYAIGDYIGEDVIGSFHLMQQDLYWEQCVIMLRKNSVLLPILDLFILKIFEAGLISQWQNKAVDLYMNAHVQRVVKYYQHHVQGHEVVKLKWSHVQGPFAILAIGYCASLVVFVLEVTMQREKIK; this comes from the exons atgttattgCTCAATTTCTACACCAACATTTTGGTCAATTTCATCATAGATCATTATCACGGCGACCGCCGCTGCCTCTTCATTTTCACAGACGATGATCTCGATTACGGCGGTGCCGTCCCCGCGGTCAGAATCAAAATGACCGCTGGCAAAATCGACTACgacttgatttttaattacaacGGGTGTCAGAGCGTCGTCGTCTACGTGGCCGACCCCGTGGAGGTGTTCGTCGAGTTCGAGCACCAAATCCGGCACCACCTGGAGCGGTTCAACAGAAGGAGATTTCTGATTGTGCCACGAACCCTCGACGAGGACTTCGACAAACGCTTCTTCGCTCTGAAAGAATTGAATTTTGTGAGCGACCTGCTAGTTGTCCTACCCAGAGAGGAGGTTTTTGAGCTGAAAACGCACATATATGTAGGTGTTTCGGACAACAACCAACCGGTACTGCTGGATCGGTGGTTCCCAGAGAACCAAAGCTTCGCGTCTGGGAGCGATTTGTATCCGGACAAGCTCACCAATCAGTTTGGGAGGGCTTTGAGAATGGCGACGTTCACTTACGAGCCTTACAGCGTCATAG GAGAGTCAATGGAAGACCATCACGGTTCCGAGTTGGTCTCGGCTGTGGAGTTTGCTCTCAAGTACAACATGACACCGGTTCCTGTCGTCAACGATAAAGACTATTGGGGGGAGATTTTTCCCAACTGGTCCGGCAACGGGCTTCTGGGGAATCTGGCACAAGACAATGCAGATATCGGGTTCT CTGCCCTCTACACTTGGGAAATTTGCTACCACTACCTAGACCTCTCCAAGCCACTGGTGAGGACAGGCATCACGTGTCTCGTGCCAGCACCAAA ACTGGCAGCTCGTTGGTTGACTCCTCTGTTCTCCTACTCCCCCCAGCTCTGGATCTGCGTGGTTATCGTCTTCGTGGCAGGAATCGCCGTACTGTCGTTCATCCTTCTGTGCTACAACCGCAACAAAACCATGACGCTCAA ATATCCACCCCAACGAAAACGAACCTACCCCTATTTCGTCCGGATTGCTgccaaaataataatgaaaccGGTGCTGCAACAATCTCTGGCGCCACAAGAAATCCCAGTGGAGGTCTCGAGCAAACTCGTGATGGGCCTCATGTTGGTGTTGAGCCTCGTCCTGACCAGCACCTACAGCAGCGGCCTCGCCAGCATCATGACCCTCCCCAGATACGAAAACGCCATCGACACCGTGGAAGACTTCGCCGGGAGCGGGCTCGACTGGGGGGCCACTCAAGACGCCTGGATCACCTCGATACAGAACGCCGAAGAACCCACCTACGTGACCATCGTCAGCAAGTTCCATCCCACTCCCGAGGAAGATTTACGCGAATTTTCCAAAACCGGGAAGTGGGCGTTCTCGATTGAACGCCTCCCGTTCG AAAATTACGCGATCGGCGACTACATCGGAGAGGATGTGATCGGAAGTTTCCACCTGATGCAACAAGACCTCTACTGGGAGCAGTGCGTCATCATGTTGCGCAAAAACTCGGTACTGCTGCCAATTTTGGACTTgttcattttgaaaatcttcGAAGCTGGCTTGATCTCGCAGTGGCAAAATAAG GCGGTGGATTTGTACATGAACGCTCACGTCCAGAGAGTTGTCAAGTACTACCAACATCACGTCCAAGGCCATGAAGTTGTCAAGTTGAAATGGAGTCACGTCCAAGGCCCTTTTGCTATTCTAGCGATAGGTTACTGTGCTAGTCTTGTAGTTTTTGTCCTGGAGGTGACAATGCAaagggaaaaaataaaataa